In a genomic window of Lacrimispora sp. BS-2:
- the dtd gene encoding D-aminoacyl-tRNA deacylase has product MKIVLQRVAHAKVTVDEQQIGAIGNGFLLLLGVSDTDTEAIAEKMVDKIYKLRIFPDENGKTNLSLKDVGGEILVVSQFTLYADCKKGNRPSFAKAGGPQLANSLYEYVVERLKTYGNRVEHGSFGADMKVELLNDGPFTLVLDSNEIC; this is encoded by the coding sequence ATGAAGATTGTTTTACAGCGGGTTGCCCATGCAAAGGTTACCGTTGATGAGCAGCAGATCGGCGCCATTGGGAATGGCTTTCTGCTTCTTTTGGGAGTATCCGATACAGATACGGAAGCTATTGCCGAAAAAATGGTTGATAAAATATATAAGCTAAGGATTTTTCCCGATGAAAATGGGAAAACCAATCTTTCCCTAAAGGATGTTGGAGGGGAGATCCTGGTAGTAAGCCAGTTTACCCTCTATGCGGACTGCAAAAAGGGCAACCGCCCCAGCTTTGCAAAGGCAGGAGGGCCGCAGCTTGCAAACAGCCTCTATGAATACGTGGTTGAGCGGTTAAAGACCTATGGAAACCGGGTAGAGCATGGAAGCTTTGGAGCCGACATGAAGGTAGAACTTTTAAATGACGGACCGTTTACTCTGGTCCTTGACAGCAATGAAATCTGTTAA
- the tig gene encoding trigger factor, with amino-acid sequence MKKIFKVCMCGLVAAALITGCAKKPAAKPAETETEATESSAEETVAVEDLTGMDNGTVTLGDYKGIEVAKDTVEVTDDEVDQAVQNDLSVSAKDVEVDRPVQKDDVVNIDYVGTKDGVAFDGGTAQGYDLAIGSSQFIEGFEDGLVGAKKGDKVSLNLTFPESYQNADLAGKAVVFDVTVNSVKERQVPELNDAFVQETTSFKTVDEYKEDKKQTLLKDKNDQAEQKLKSDIYTAILNGSKVEPKQEAIDANFNNMVARYTNQAAAYGMDFKTFVGAFTGMGEDEFKGILKTQAEATVEQRLVVNAIAEKEGITIADEDRKEVAEQMGYESAEKMIETAGQFDVDDYIMNNKVMDFLTENAVIK; translated from the coding sequence ATGAAAAAGATTTTTAAAGTTTGTATGTGCGGTCTGGTTGCCGCTGCTCTTATTACCGGCTGTGCTAAAAAGCCGGCAGCAAAGCCGGCAGAGACGGAGACGGAAGCAACAGAAAGCTCAGCAGAAGAAACTGTGGCTGTTGAAGACTTAACGGGTATGGATAACGGCACTGTCACCCTGGGAGATTACAAGGGGATTGAAGTGGCCAAGGATACGGTAGAAGTAACTGATGATGAAGTGGACCAGGCGGTACAAAACGATTTATCCGTAAGTGCAAAGGATGTAGAGGTTGACCGGCCCGTTCAGAAGGACGACGTAGTCAATATTGACTATGTGGGCACCAAGGATGGCGTTGCATTTGACGGCGGTACTGCTCAGGGCTATGACCTGGCAATTGGTTCCAGCCAGTTTATTGAAGGCTTTGAAGACGGTCTTGTAGGTGCGAAAAAAGGGGATAAGGTATCCTTAAACCTCACTTTCCCTGAAAGCTATCAGAATGCGGATCTGGCTGGAAAGGCTGTGGTATTTGATGTAACTGTCAATTCCGTTAAGGAAAGGCAGGTTCCGGAATTAAACGATGCTTTTGTTCAGGAAACTACGTCCTTTAAGACTGTGGATGAATACAAGGAAGACAAGAAGCAGACCCTTTTAAAAGATAAGAATGATCAGGCAGAGCAGAAGTTGAAAAGTGATATTTACACTGCCATCTTAAATGGTTCTAAAGTGGAACCAAAGCAGGAAGCGATTGATGCCAATTTCAATAACATGGTTGCCAGATATACAAACCAGGCAGCAGCTTACGGCATGGACTTTAAAACCTTTGTAGGAGCATTTACCGGAATGGGAGAAGATGAGTTTAAGGGCATCTTAAAGACCCAGGCAGAGGCTACCGTAGAACAGAGGCTGGTAGTGAACGCCATTGCTGAAAAAGAAGGAATTACAATTGCAGATGAAGACCGTAAGGAAGTTGCAGAACAGATGGGCTATGAAAGCGCTGAGAAGATGATCGAGACCGCTGGACAGTTCGACGTAGATGATTATATTATGAACAATAAGGTAATGGATTTCCTGACAGAGAATGCAGTTATCAAATAA
- a CDS encoding transcriptional repressor: MKTLKYSRQRESIKACLMSRHDHPTADALYTLIREEYPNISLGTVYRNLNLLVELGEIQKLTCGDGADRFDADTSPHYHFVCKNCGKVSDLPLDPLANINHLAQEHADGMVDSHTIYFYGTCKECFENNYR, translated from the coding sequence ATGAAAACATTAAAGTATAGCCGTCAACGGGAATCCATTAAGGCCTGTCTGATGTCAAGACACGACCATCCCACTGCCGATGCACTATACACATTGATTCGCGAAGAATATCCCAATATCAGCCTTGGAACAGTATACCGCAACTTAAACCTTCTGGTTGAGCTGGGAGAAATCCAAAAGCTGACTTGCGGAGACGGCGCGGATCGCTTTGATGCGGACACATCACCCCACTATCATTTTGTGTGTAAAAATTGCGGAAAAGTCAGCGACCTGCCACTGGACCCCCTGGCAAATATCAACCACCTTGCTCAGGAACATGCGGACGGCATGGTGGACAGTCACACCATTTATTTCTATGGGACCTGTAAGGAATGTTTTGAAAATAATTATCGATAA
- a CDS encoding LysR family transcriptional regulator, with protein sequence MINFLNLEYFLAVAEELNITRAAKQLYISQQSLSSHISNLEKEFDVQLFNRTMPLTLTYAGRALKVRAKQLLDLKDETYRELADIKDFTTGQLSIGISHTRGRFLLPAILPAYKEKFPNIEIHLVEGNSSELSTALIHGNIDLMIDLLPFKADHVETVPICEEEILLVVPDQILDRYFPGQQDEMIKILEENADVQHLKDCPYLLINKGNRVRTIADEIFEDAQLTPSILLETENIETVLALAAKGMGITFYPRMFMSGSPNSGIKKTGLHYFSLNYRRSHGVLAFGRHKGRYLSQATEEFIRIARENI encoded by the coding sequence ATGATCAACTTCCTGAACCTGGAATATTTTCTGGCGGTTGCGGAGGAATTAAATATCACCCGTGCTGCCAAACAGTTATACATCTCACAGCAGTCCTTAAGCAGCCACATTTCCAATCTGGAAAAGGAATTTGATGTCCAGCTTTTTAACCGCACCATGCCGCTTACCCTGACCTACGCAGGCCGGGCCTTAAAGGTCCGGGCAAAGCAGTTGCTGGACTTAAAGGATGAAACCTACCGGGAACTTGCCGATATCAAGGATTTTACTACAGGACAGCTTTCTATCGGCATCTCCCATACCAGGGGACGCTTCCTTCTCCCCGCCATCCTTCCCGCTTATAAGGAAAAGTTTCCAAACATTGAGATCCATCTGGTTGAGGGAAATTCATCCGAGTTAAGTACTGCCCTGATACACGGAAACATTGATCTGATGATCGACCTTCTTCCTTTCAAAGCTGATCATGTGGAAACCGTTCCTATTTGCGAGGAGGAGATCCTTCTTGTGGTCCCGGATCAGATTCTGGACCGGTATTTTCCAGGACAGCAGGATGAAATGATAAAGATACTGGAAGAAAATGCTGATGTACAGCATTTAAAGGACTGCCCCTACCTTCTCATCAACAAAGGAAACCGGGTGCGCACCATTGCCGATGAAATCTTCGAGGACGCCCAGCTCACTCCTTCCATCCTTTTGGAGACAGAGAATATTGAGACAGTGCTTGCCCTTGCAGCCAAAGGAATGGGGATCACCTTTTATCCCAGAATGTTCATGTCCGGAAGCCCTAATTCCGGCATAAAGAAAACAGGGCTGCATTACTTTTCTTTAAATTACAGGCGCAGCCACGGCGTCCTGGCATTCGGCCGCCACAAAGGCAGATATTTATCCCAGGCTACGGAAGAATTTATACGGATCGCACGGGAAAACATATAG
- a CDS encoding aminopeptidase: MEKTKGQQLQEELTFKFPHIAKEAPHQREEAEMFCEGYKRFLDNGKTERECVREAVAMLEMQGYRPFETGRSYKAGDKVYYVNRGKAIIATTFGKTGMEQGLRINGAHIDSPRLDLKPNPVFEKNDLAYFKTHYYGGIRKYQWGTVPLAIHGVIIKKNGEVVELNIGEKEGDPVFCVTDLLPHLAAEQNERKLRDGLKGEELNVIIGSIPFIDEAELKEPVKLLTLKLLNDRYGITEADFFRAEIELVPVQKACDVGLDNSLIGAYGQDDRVCAYTALMAEIDANMPEYTTVTILADKEEVGSEGNTGLDSDFVLHYIQDLADMAQVDVRKVLRNSICLSSDVNAAYDPTFAQVFEDRNSCFLNKGCVLTKYTGVRGKSGSNDASAELMAKIIAMMDQEGIYWQIGELGAVDQGGGGTIAKYVAHMNVDVVDLGVPILSMHSPFELSSKLDVYNTYKAFRVFYK, from the coding sequence ATGGAGAAAACAAAAGGACAACAATTACAGGAGGAACTGACATTCAAATTTCCGCATATCGCAAAGGAAGCACCCCATCAGCGTGAAGAAGCGGAGATGTTCTGCGAGGGTTATAAGAGGTTTCTGGATAACGGAAAAACCGAACGGGAATGCGTCAGAGAGGCTGTAGCAATGCTTGAGATGCAGGGATACCGTCCCTTTGAGACAGGCAGGAGTTATAAGGCAGGTGACAAGGTATATTATGTAAATCGGGGAAAAGCCATCATTGCAACCACCTTCGGCAAGACCGGAATGGAGCAGGGGCTTCGCATCAACGGTGCTCACATAGATTCTCCAAGGCTTGACTTAAAGCCAAACCCTGTTTTTGAAAAAAATGACCTGGCCTATTTTAAAACCCATTATTACGGCGGAATCCGGAAATACCAGTGGGGAACGGTTCCTTTAGCCATCCACGGGGTAATCATAAAGAAAAACGGTGAGGTTGTGGAACTAAACATCGGAGAAAAAGAAGGCGATCCCGTTTTCTGCGTTACAGATCTGCTTCCTCATCTTGCAGCAGAGCAAAATGAAAGAAAATTAAGGGATGGACTTAAGGGGGAGGAACTGAATGTGATCATTGGTTCCATTCCTTTTATTGACGAGGCGGAGCTTAAGGAGCCTGTGAAGCTTTTGACCCTGAAGCTGCTTAACGACCGCTACGGAATTACAGAAGCGGACTTCTTCCGCGCTGAGATTGAGCTGGTGCCGGTCCAGAAGGCCTGTGACGTAGGACTGGATAACAGCCTGATCGGCGCTTACGGACAGGATGACAGGGTATGCGCCTATACGGCTCTGATGGCTGAGATCGATGCCAACATGCCTGAATATACTACGGTCACCATTCTCGCGGATAAAGAGGAAGTCGGTTCCGAGGGAAATACCGGCTTAGATTCCGATTTTGTGCTTCACTACATTCAGGATCTGGCTGACATGGCCCAGGTGGATGTAAGAAAGGTGCTTAGAAATTCCATCTGCTTATCCTCTGATGTCAATGCTGCCTATGATCCCACCTTTGCCCAGGTATTCGAGGATCGCAATTCCTGCTTTTTAAACAAGGGATGTGTACTGACTAAGTACACCGGTGTACGTGGAAAATCAGGTTCCAACGATGCCAGTGCGGAGCTGATGGCAAAAATCATAGCAATGATGGACCAGGAGGGTATTTACTGGCAGATCGGGGAGCTTGGCGCAGTGGACCAGGGCGGCGGCGGAACCATTGCCAAATATGTGGCTCATATGAATGTGGATGTGGTGGACTTGGGAGTGCCCATCCTTTCCATGCATTCCCCCTTTGAGCTTTCTTCCAAGCTTGATGTATACAATACATACAAGGCTTTCCGGGTATTTTACAAATAA
- a CDS encoding glycerophosphodiester phosphodiesterase: MSILTKDTWKIIKFNQKNAFVFELLFRLVTMTLYLLLLNKGLLFALRMAGYSYLTAGNIGYFLAKPWTILIMAVLVFIGILILTLETGCLLTLYEGAFYSRKLKLWEILEGGFFKLAHEIRRKNWRLGLLILADYVLVNLYLIYQMLTHVKPLNFVISEILNKPVGKVSLLLLLIFLLAAVIPGIYTFHACMVEQKNFRDGYFRSLWLLRRRILKVVVLLTIYYALTVVGLWLVYAFCVLITAVGVTLFTDNSLALAVLPAACDRIELVLIFLTSLFFTVGNWGALSVQYFSFTNNFTKRSKSSDYTGSRYGDGKLAVLFMVAAAAFSLFSLFGVVRNGSAITTDMLSVIQITAHRGSSREAPENTMAAMSKAIDDLADFVEIDVQETKDGVVVLGHDISLKRVSGINRTISSYTFEELQHLDVGQWFSADFEGERIPSLEETMKFCKGRININIEIKDLGRGSELPDKVFELIEKYQMKEQCVVTSVRMSYLTRIKELDPEIRTGYIISAAYGDYYSSDAIDFISLRSSFVSERLVEAAHKKGKAVHAWTVNNKSEMERMKMLGVDNIITDYPVLAREIVYRKAATESLMEYLRLVLK; encoded by the coding sequence ATGAGTATATTGACAAAAGACACCTGGAAGATCATAAAGTTCAATCAAAAGAATGCGTTTGTTTTTGAATTGCTGTTTCGGCTGGTCACCATGACCCTGTACCTGCTTCTCTTAAACAAAGGCCTATTATTTGCGTTGCGCATGGCCGGATACAGCTATCTGACTGCCGGAAACATCGGTTATTTCCTGGCAAAGCCCTGGACGATTCTGATAATGGCCGTCCTGGTGTTCATTGGAATCCTGATTCTTACGCTGGAGACCGGCTGTCTTCTTACGCTGTATGAGGGAGCTTTTTATTCCCGGAAGCTGAAGCTGTGGGAGATCCTGGAAGGCGGCTTTTTCAAGCTGGCCCATGAGATCCGCAGAAAAAACTGGCGGCTGGGGCTTCTCATTCTGGCGGATTACGTGCTTGTAAACCTGTATCTCATATACCAGATGCTGACCCATGTAAAGCCCCTTAATTTTGTTATATCTGAGATTTTAAATAAACCTGTGGGAAAGGTGTCTTTGCTCCTTCTGCTGATTTTTTTATTGGCGGCCGTCATTCCGGGGATCTATACCTTTCACGCCTGCATGGTGGAACAGAAGAATTTCCGGGATGGGTATTTTAGAAGCTTATGGCTTTTAAGACGCCGGATATTAAAGGTTGTAGTCCTTTTGACCATCTATTACGCATTGACTGTGGTGGGACTTTGGCTGGTCTATGCATTCTGTGTGCTGATCACCGCTGTGGGAGTGACTCTGTTCACTGACAACAGCCTGGCCCTTGCCGTCCTTCCGGCGGCATGCGACCGGATAGAGCTGGTCCTGATCTTTTTGACCAGCCTGTTCTTTACCGTGGGAAACTGGGGAGCATTGAGCGTCCAGTATTTCAGTTTTACCAATAATTTTACAAAAAGAAGCAAGAGCAGCGATTATACCGGAAGCAGATATGGGGACGGGAAGCTGGCAGTTCTTTTCATGGTGGCGGCAGCGGCATTCAGCCTGTTTTCCCTTTTTGGAGTGGTGCGGAACGGTTCTGCAATTACCACCGACATGCTCAGCGTGATTCAGATCACCGCCCACCGGGGCAGCTCAAGGGAAGCTCCTGAAAATACCATGGCAGCCATGTCAAAGGCCATTGATGACCTGGCAGACTTTGTGGAAATTGATGTCCAGGAGACAAAGGATGGAGTAGTGGTGCTGGGGCATGACATCAGCTTAAAAAGAGTGTCAGGGATAAACCGAACCATCAGCTCCTATACCTTTGAGGAATTACAGCATTTAGATGTGGGACAGTGGTTTTCTGCCGATTTCGAAGGCGAACGGATTCCCTCGCTGGAAGAAACCATGAAATTCTGCAAAGGACGGATCAACATAAACATTGAGATCAAGGACTTGGGAAGGGGCAGTGAGCTGCCCGATAAGGTCTTTGAACTGATTGAGAAATACCAGATGAAGGAACAGTGCGTGGTGACCTCTGTCCGCATGTCCTATTTAACCAGGATCAAGGAGCTGGATCCTGAGATCCGTACCGGATATATAATTTCAGCCGCCTATGGAGATTATTATTCCAGCGATGCCATCGACTTTATCAGCCTCCGTTCCAGCTTTGTAAGCGAAAGGCTGGTGGAAGCCGCCCATAAAAAAGGAAAGGCGGTTCATGCCTGGACGGTGAACAACAAAAGTGAAATGGAGCGGATGAAGATGCTGGGAGTAGACAATATTATAACGGATTATCCGGTGCTTGCCAGAGAGATCGTGTACCGGAAAGCGGCCACTGAGAGCCTTATGGAATACTTAAGACTGGTATTAAAATAG
- a CDS encoding NADH peroxidase — translation MKKWVCTVCGYVHEGETAPEFCPVCKVGSEKFKLQDEDMSWACEHEIGVAQGSPEDIMMDLRANFEGECSEVGMYLAMSRAAHREGYPEIGLYYEKAAFEEAEHASKFAELLGECVTSSTKKNLELRVAAENGATAGKFDLAKRAKALNLDAIHDTVHEMAKDEARHGKAFKGLLERYFG, via the coding sequence ATGAAGAAATGGGTTTGTACTGTATGCGGTTATGTTCACGAAGGGGAGACAGCTCCTGAATTCTGTCCAGTATGCAAGGTTGGTTCTGAAAAGTTCAAATTACAGGATGAAGATATGTCCTGGGCCTGCGAGCATGAAATTGGTGTTGCACAGGGTTCTCCGGAAGACATAATGATGGATTTAAGAGCTAACTTTGAAGGCGAATGCTCTGAAGTTGGTATGTATCTTGCAATGTCAAGAGCTGCTCACAGAGAGGGCTATCCTGAAATCGGCTTATACTATGAAAAAGCTGCTTTCGAGGAGGCTGAGCATGCTTCTAAGTTTGCAGAATTATTAGGCGAATGCGTAACTTCCAGCACAAAGAAGAACCTGGAGTTAAGAGTTGCTGCTGAGAATGGCGCAACTGCCGGTAAATTTGATCTTGCTAAACGTGCAAAAGCTTTAAACTTAGATGCAATCCATGACACAGTTCATGAAATGGCAAAGGATGAGGCTCGTCACGGCAAAGCTTTCAAAGGCTTATTAGAGAGATACTTCGGTTAA
- a CDS encoding S1 RNA-binding domain-containing protein, producing MSEEMKQTDVREETVETMADYAAELEASFKRVKEGDILTGTVISVDEDKVTLDLKYYAEGIIEKENLSNDPEFSLLREIQPGDEITATVINPNDREGNVVLSRKLASDQMAWETLGAMLRDRTVVKVKIAEIVKGGAIAYLEGIRGFIPASKLAGEYVEDLEEYNGRTIEVTVITADEENNKLVLSGKEPALMKQKEETNKKIAKCEVGSIMEGTVDSLKDYGAFINLENGLSGLLHISQISSQRIKHPGVVLKEGQTVKVKIISIADNKISLSMKAIQEEEEGTGEVFDYKEEGSAFTGLSALLKGLKF from the coding sequence ATGAGCGAAGAGATGAAGCAAACAGACGTAAGGGAAGAAACAGTAGAGACCATGGCTGATTATGCAGCAGAGCTGGAAGCCTCCTTTAAAAGGGTAAAAGAAGGAGATATTCTCACAGGGACCGTTATAAGCGTAGATGAGGACAAGGTCACTTTGGATTTAAAATATTATGCGGAGGGAATCATTGAGAAAGAAAATCTAAGTAATGATCCGGAATTCAGCTTGCTTAGGGAAATCCAGCCTGGGGACGAAATCACGGCAACGGTCATAAACCCTAATGACCGGGAAGGTAATGTAGTCCTTTCCAGGAAGCTGGCAAGCGACCAGATGGCCTGGGAAACCCTTGGTGCCATGTTAAGGGACCGCACCGTTGTCAAGGTCAAAATTGCCGAGATCGTAAAAGGCGGTGCCATTGCTTACCTGGAAGGGATCCGGGGATTTATTCCGGCTTCCAAGCTGGCGGGGGAATATGTGGAGGACTTAGAGGAATATAATGGAAGAACCATTGAAGTCACAGTCATCACCGCAGACGAGGAAAATAATAAGCTGGTGCTTTCAGGCAAAGAGCCTGCCCTTATGAAGCAGAAGGAAGAAACAAACAAAAAAATCGCAAAGTGCGAAGTAGGGTCCATCATGGAAGGAACGGTGGACAGCTTAAAGGATTACGGAGCATTTATTAACCTGGAAAACGGGCTTTCCGGTCTTCTTCACATCTCACAGATCAGCAGCCAGAGGATCAAGCATCCTGGTGTCGTGTTAAAGGAGGGACAGACGGTTAAGGTGAAGATCATATCCATAGCGGATAATAAGATAAGCTTAAGCATGAAGGCCATTCAGGAGGAGGAAGAAGGGACCGGAGAGGTTTTTGATTACAAAGAGGAAGGTTCTGCATTTACAGGGCTTTCAGCTCTCTTAAAGGGATTGAAATTTTAG
- a CDS encoding phosphatase — protein sequence MNDIMDLHTHTVASGHAYNTLYEMAKSASEKGLALMGSTDHAPKMPGTCHEFYFINFKVIPRKIYGVNILMGVELNIMDHTGRVDLRKGLLEKMDYSIASLHEPCYKSGTSAENTNAYLGAIENPLIHIIGHPDDSRFPVDYDTLVSAAAENHTLLELNSSSLHPLSARMNAAENYRTMLELCKRYRASIIIDSDAHTEADVGNHVRALELIEEVNFPEELIVNTSFDKLLPYIPKLEAYL from the coding sequence ATGAACGACATAATGGACCTGCATACCCACACCGTCGCCAGCGGACATGCGTACAACACTTTATATGAAATGGCTAAATCTGCTTCTGAAAAGGGCCTTGCCCTCATGGGCTCTACGGACCACGCACCTAAGATGCCAGGAACATGCCATGAGTTTTATTTTATAAATTTTAAAGTGATCCCCCGTAAAATCTACGGAGTAAACATACTCATGGGCGTTGAGCTTAATATTATGGATCACACGGGACGGGTGGATTTGAGAAAAGGTCTTTTGGAAAAAATGGATTACTCCATCGCAAGCCTCCATGAACCCTGTTACAAAAGCGGAACTTCCGCTGAAAATACAAACGCTTATCTCGGAGCCATTGAAAATCCTCTGATCCACATCATCGGCCACCCTGATGACAGCCGTTTTCCGGTGGATTATGACACTCTTGTTTCCGCTGCTGCTGAGAATCATACCCTTTTAGAGCTTAATTCCAGCTCCCTTCATCCCTTAAGCGCAAGAATGAATGCCGCGGAAAATTACCGGACCATGCTGGAGCTTTGCAAGCGCTACCGGGCCTCCATCATCATTGACAGCGACGCCCATACGGAAGCTGATGTGGGAAACCATGTAAGAGCTTTAGAACTTATTGAAGAAGTGAATTTCCCGGAAGAGCTTATTGTAAATACTTCCTTTGATAAGCTCCTTCCCTACATTCCCAAGCTGGAGGCTTATCTATGA
- a CDS encoding GTP pyrophosphokinase family protein, protein MNIPKSFNQVDQWKSVMFLYDSALKEISTKIEILNNEFVHIYNYNPIEHIKSRLKTPDSIVKKLKRYGYDVTINNMVEKLNDIAGIRIICSFTSDIYQIAEMITKQSDVTVLNVKDYIKYPKPNGYKSYHMVVTIPIYLTDGPVDTKVEIQIRTIAMDFWASLEHKIYYKFEGNAPAYLQQELKACADVVNMLDGKMFSLNQSILELSEAQQRETAEEDTMEEDDLT, encoded by the coding sequence ATGAATATTCCCAAATCATTCAATCAGGTCGATCAGTGGAAATCTGTGATGTTTTTGTATGATTCGGCATTAAAGGAAATCAGTACAAAAATTGAGATACTCAATAATGAGTTTGTGCATATCTACAATTACAATCCCATTGAACACATCAAATCAAGGCTTAAGACCCCGGACAGCATTGTAAAGAAGCTGAAGCGGTACGGCTATGACGTGACCATTAATAATATGGTGGAAAAATTAAATGATATTGCAGGGATACGGATCATCTGTTCTTTTACATCAGATATTTACCAGATTGCAGAGATGATAACAAAGCAAAGCGATGTTACGGTTCTTAATGTAAAGGATTATATTAAGTATCCAAAGCCTAATGGTTATAAAAGCTATCATATGGTGGTAACCATTCCCATCTATTTAACGGATGGGCCGGTGGACACTAAGGTTGAGATTCAGATCAGGACCATTGCCATGGATTTCTGGGCAAGCCTGGAGCATAAGATATATTATAAGTTTGAAGGCAATGCACCGGCGTACTTACAGCAGGAGCTGAAGGCCTGCGCGGATGTGGTGAATATGCTGGATGGGAAGATGTTTTCCTTAAACCAGTCGATTCTGGAACTGAGCGAGGCACAGCAGCGGGAGACAGCAGAAGAGGACACGATGGAAGAGGACGATTTGACTTAA
- the rbr gene encoding rubrerythrin, with product MSKYAGTKTEQNLKDAFAGESMARNKYTYYASAAKKAGYEQMSALYLETADQEKEHAKMWFKELHGIGTTEENLADAAAGENYEWTDMYKRMAEDARAEGFEELALKFEFVGKVEAAHEKRYLKLLDSLKNDKTFKGDAPLGWKCRNCGYIHEGPEAPEICPTCAHPKAYFERKVENY from the coding sequence ATGTCCAAATATGCGGGAACAAAAACAGAACAGAACTTAAAAGACGCTTTTGCAGGGGAGTCCATGGCAAGAAACAAATATACATATTATGCTTCTGCCGCCAAAAAGGCCGGCTATGAGCAAATGTCTGCCCTGTACTTAGAAACTGCAGACCAGGAAAAAGAGCATGCTAAGATGTGGTTCAAGGAATTGCATGGTATCGGTACCACGGAAGAAAACTTAGCAGATGCCGCTGCCGGTGAAAACTACGAGTGGACCGATATGTATAAGAGAATGGCAGAGGATGCCAGGGCAGAAGGCTTTGAAGAACTGGCTCTGAAATTTGAATTTGTAGGAAAAGTAGAAGCTGCTCATGAAAAACGTTACTTAAAGCTTCTTGACAGTTTAAAGAACGATAAGACCTTTAAGGGAGATGCTCCTCTTGGCTGGAAGTGCCGCAACTGCGGTTACATCCATGAAGGACCGGAAGCTCCTGAAATTTGTCCGACCTGCGCTCATCCTAAGGCCTATTTTGAAAGAAAAGTGGAAAATTATTAA
- a CDS encoding M20/M25/M40 family metallo-hydrolase, with protein MNEQIKDMWQYIEDHSGEAYELLLTLGKIPAPSNHEEQRARFCKDWLEKQGAKGVYIDSAWNVIYPIGCPEDNPVVVFAAHTDVVFPDREPLPLVVEEGRVKAPGIGDDTANLCALLMCGKYIAQKEIVPQSGGMLLVANAGEEGLGNLKGSRQIIKDFGSRITAFYSLDGYMDGIVNDAVGSKRYKVEILTEGGHSFGKFGNRNAIAYLASLIDTLYTLKVPETKTKTTYNVGTIKGGTSVNTIAQQAEMLYEFRSDSREDLEFMDRHFHSVIESYRAKLIEVNITLVGERPCTGAVDETQQKELAEHVSEVIYKHTGNRPKTGPGSTDCNIPLSMGIPSVCFGAVRGGLAHTRQEWIETESLKDGYRIAFEVILSHF; from the coding sequence ATGAATGAACAGATCAAAGACATGTGGCAGTATATTGAGGATCACAGCGGGGAAGCTTATGAACTGCTTTTAACCCTTGGAAAGATACCTGCACCTTCTAACCATGAGGAACAAAGGGCTAGGTTCTGTAAGGACTGGCTGGAAAAACAGGGAGCAAAGGGAGTGTATATAGATTCTGCATGGAATGTTATATATCCCATAGGATGTCCCGAAGATAATCCTGTGGTTGTGTTTGCAGCACATACGGATGTCGTATTTCCGGATAGGGAACCCCTTCCCCTTGTTGTGGAAGAAGGAAGGGTAAAGGCACCGGGAATCGGCGATGACACGGCAAACTTATGTGCACTTCTCATGTGCGGTAAGTACATCGCACAAAAAGAGATCGTGCCCCAAAGCGGCGGCATGCTTTTGGTGGCAAATGCCGGGGAAGAGGGGCTTGGAAATCTGAAAGGGTCAAGGCAGATCATCAAGGATTTTGGAAGCCGTATTACTGCGTTTTATTCTCTTGACGGGTACATGGATGGAATTGTAAACGATGCGGTAGGCTCTAAAAGATATAAGGTGGAGATATTAACGGAGGGAGGCCATTCCTTTGGAAAATTCGGGAACCGGAATGCCATAGCCTATCTGGCATCTTTAATCGATACCCTTTACACACTGAAAGTGCCGGAGACAAAGACAAAGACCACTTATAATGTGGGGACGATTAAAGGAGGAACTTCCGTTAATACCATTGCCCAGCAGGCTGAGATGCTTTATGAGTTCCGATCAGACAGCAGAGAAGATCTGGAATTCATGGACAGACATTTTCATAGTGTGATCGAAAGCTATCGGGCAAAGCTGATAGAAGTAAACATCACTTTGGTTGGAGAGCGTCCCTGCACCGGAGCTGTGGATGAGACACAACAAAAGGAACTGGCTGAACATGTTTCTGAAGTCATTTATAAGCACACGGGGAACAGGCCGAAAACAGGCCCTGGCTCCACAGACTGCAACATACCCCTATCCATGGGAATCCCAAGCGTCTGCTTTGGAGCTGTAAGGGGAGGCTTGGCCCATACAAGACAGGAATGGATTGAAACAGAAAGCTTAAAGGACGGCTACAGGATTGCCTTTGAAGTCATATTGTCTCATTTTTAA